The following nucleotide sequence is from Achromobacter spanius.
AGCGGGTTGTACAGGTCGGGCGGCGCGCCCACGCTGGCGCGTGCCATCAGGTCGGCCCGCCGACTCCAGGCGTGACTGCCCAGCGGGCTGCCGCCTACCGCCAGGTCGGCCACCACGCCCACCCGCATGCCGGCATCGCGGCTGGCGTGCTGTACGCGCCTCAGGCTTTCGGAGGCCAGCCATTGGCTGAACATGTGTGCGTCGACATCGTGCGCGTGATCGGACGCGTAACGTTGCGCGGCCGCTGAGCGCGGATCTTGCAATTCGGCGGGCCACTGCGTCCAGGGCACGGGCGCGCCCGCCGCCAGACTGTGCTCGGCGTGCAGGGCTTCGAATAGCGCGTGCTCAAACAGGTCTGGCCCGGCGGCGGCGCGGTAGCTGTCGTAAGCGCGGCGCTGCTCGGCGCTGGCGTGGGTGGAGAAGCGGTCGTGCAGGCGCCGCAGCAGCTGCTGGCGAAAGCCCGCCGCCGCGGGCCAGTTGATCAAGGGTTGCGCGTCCAGCACAGGCAGGCGCGCCGGGGTCATGCCCGCCAGCGCGTCGCGCACGGCATCCGCGCCCAGGATGCCGGCGGGGTCGGCGTACAGCGTGTTCAGGAACAAACGGCTGGATGGGGAATACGGGCTGCACTGCGCCGGGTCCGCCGCAAACATGGCGTGCACGGGGCTGATGGCCAGCGCATCGGCGCCGGCCGCGCCGGTGGCGATTGCCAGCTCACGCAGGGCGCCGAAATCGCCAAAGCCGTGCGTGGCCTGCGTGGGGTCGGGGGCCGGGCGCCGCAGGCTGTAGACCTGTACGGCCAGGCCCCAGGCGCGGGCGTCCTGCGCTTGCAACAGTTCATCCAGCGACGGCGCGCGCGGCGGGCACACGGCAAGAGTCGTCACCCCGGCCTGCGTGTGCAGGGTGTAGTAGCCGGGGTGGTTGGCGCGCGCAAGGTCGCGGCGGCGTCCTGTCCCGCCGTGGTGCGGCCGGAGAGGGCCGGCCCGGAAGAGGGTTCGATGCGATAGGTGCCCGCGCAGTCGGGCGGCAGCGGCACGGCCTCGCCCGGCAGTGCGACCAGCATCGCGGGCAGGTGCGCCTGCGCGGACAGGGCGGCCAGACGCTGGCGGCTGTCGCGGATGTCTGCCTCGGAATCGGCGGGCAGATCCATGGCGGCCAGCAGCGCGCGCAAGGTGTCGGGCGACACGCGGCGGGGGCGCTGGCCGGCGTCGGTCCAGTGCTCGGCAATGCCGGCCTCGTCGGCCAGTTCGGATAGCCCCGCGTGGGTGGCGGCGCTCATCTTGCGTCCTCCAGCAGCCAGACGGTGCTTTCCGGGCAAAGGCTGCCTTGGCTCAAGGCGTCAAACGCGCCCGCGCGCGACTCGAACAGCAGTGACGAGGCCAGGGGCGGTATGGTGGCTTGTTTGCGCGGCAGGGCCGCGTGCATCGGCCCCAGGTTGACGTACGCCGTCAGCAAGGCGCCATTGCCCAGACGCCACCGGGCATGCACGCTGTGATCGCCCACGGCGCGCGCGTACACGGTGCGCGCGCCTTCCAACCTGGGCGCGATAACGCGCAGGCGCAGGTCCAGCAGCGCGCGGTACAGGCTGCGCCACGACTGGGCTTCCGCGCTGTCGGCCTGGGGCCAGGGCGCGCTTTGGTCCCAGGTGGATTCGGCGTTCGGGTCGGGCACGGGTTCGCCGTTGGCGCCCGAAAACTCCGGGAACGCGGCGAATTCGCGTTGGCGGCCTTCGCGCACCGCTTGCGCCAGCGCCGGGTCCGTGTAGCTGGTGAAGTACAGGAAGGGCGCGCGGCTGCCGCTTTCCTCACCCATGAACACCAGCGGAATCTGCGGCGCCAGCAGTTGCAGCGTGACGGCGGCGCGCAGGCGTTCGGCGTTCTCGGCCAGCTCGGTCAGCCGTTCGCCCCAGGCGCGGTTGCCGGTCTGGTCATGGTTTTGCAGGAACAGCACGAAGGCCGTGGGCGGCAGGTGGCCGCTGGGTTCGCCGCGCGCCGCGCCTTGCCGGTAACGCGAGGGCTGGCCTTGATACAGCCATCCTTCGGCCAGGCAGCGCGCCAGCGCCTGGGCAGGCTGTTCCGCATAGTCGGCGTAGTAGCCGCGGGACTCCCCGGTCAGCAGGTGGTGCAGCACGTGGTGCGCGTCGTCGTTCCACTGCGCGTCATAGCCTTCAGTCAGCAGGCTGGCGCGGTTGTCGTCGTTTTCCAGCACCAGGTGCAGGTGGCGCTGCGCCGGCACTTGGCCCCGCACAAAGCGCGCCAGTTCCACCAGCCAGTCGGGGTCGGGAATGGCGTGCACCGCGTCCAGCCGCAAGCCGTCAAAGCGGTATTCCGTCAGCCAGTACAGGGCGTTTTCTTCAAAGTAGCGGCGCACGGGGGGCTGGCGGAAATCAATCGCGGCGCCCCAGGGTGTGGATACGTCATCGCGAAAGAAGGGCGCGGCGTATTGGGACAGGTAATTGCCGTCCGGGCCGAAGTGGTTGTAGACCACGTCCAGCATCACGCACAGGCCCAGGCCATGCGCGGTGTCGATCAGGCGCTTGAGCTCGTCGGGCGTGCCATAGGCGGTGTCGGGCGCATAGGGCAGGACGCCGTCGTAGCCCCAGTTGCGGGGGCCAGGGAAGTCGGCGATGGGCATCAGTTCAAGCACGGTGATGCCCAGCCCGGCCAGCTCGGGCAGGCGTTCAGTCAGGCCGGCAAAGCCGCCTGCCAGGCCGGGATGGGCTT
It contains:
- the treZ gene encoding malto-oligosyltrehalose trehalohydrolase, with translation MTVLPEPYTHGALPLPDGRTRFRLWAPSAPPDLALVIDGRVPIALRPDADGYAQVDVNCPPGTRYRYRIGQDLLVPDPASRLQDGDVHGASVVMGPDTYPWRHASWMGRPWREAIIYEAHPGLAGGFAGLTERLPELAGLGITVLELMPIADFPGPRNWGYDGVLPYAPDTAYGTPDELKRLIDTAHGLGLCVMLDVVYNHFGPDGNYLSQYAAPFFRDDVSTPWGAAIDFRQPPVRRYFEENALYWLTEYRFDGLRLDAVHAIPDPDWLVELARFVRGQVPAQRHLHLVLENDDNRASLLTEGYDAQWNDDAHHVLHHLLTGESRGYYADYAEQPAQALARCLAEGWLYQGQPSRYRQGAARGEPSGHLPPTAFVLFLQNHDQTGNRAWGERLTELAENAERLRAAVTLQLLAPQIPLVFMGEESGSRAPFLYFTSYTDPALAQAVREGRQREFAAFPEFSGANGEPVPDPNAESTWDQSAPWPQADSAEAQSWRSLYRALLDLRLRVIAPRLEGARTVYARAVGDHSVHARWRLGNGALLTAYVNLGPMHAALPRKQATIPPLASSLLFESRAGAFDALSQGSLCPESTVWLLEDAR